The Macrobrachium rosenbergii isolate ZJJX-2024 chromosome 7, ASM4041242v1, whole genome shotgun sequence genome segment ctctctctgtgtttccataattctctctctgtaACAGTCTCAGCCAGGCTGCCTGGCTGACTCTGGCAGAGTCTAactaaattaaagcaaaataatattaattatgggGACTCCTACCAGTACACACATTGGCCATAAATCAAAAGTCAAATGTCAAAGCAAgcacaaaatcaaatgtaaattCAAAGTTGAAACATAACTGAAAAGCAAATGAGTTACTAACAGCATCTCAACAAATATAAGCATAATGTAATGAGCAATTTCaaaatacgttaaaaaaaatgaagcatacTGCCAAATTATTTCAAGTCTTAATTTTCAAGGTATTTTAGGAAGATTGACTATCCAAGTTACATCACCTTTACTAAGTCCTCAGTCCTACCTATTAGGTGGAATTTGTTGTTCCCTAACTTGCAATGTGGATTACTTTTGGGATCTCcacttatttaatttaaatttccttCTTGCGATGACAAATCATAAAGACTACGGTGATCATTGTCGCAGTTAAGCAGAAACTGATGTAATTCTTGAACATGCTGAACTGGGCATATCGCTTCTTCTCTTCTGCTGATTGTATAAATAACCTTGGAATCTTGGTTTTGTTTAACGACCTGAAACGATgctcttccattttaatttttgttttccaaaataaacaCATCCTTGGCGTTGAGTTCACGTCCACGGTGTATCTTCAAATTGCAATCACTTGCATATGTGACAACTTCAAATCGGCAGGAATGGATATCCTGATTATGTATAAGAGTGTATAAGCAAGATTTTTTGGTTtgtgaattatatttaatttatttgcatCGCATATCGTGTAACTGAAATGTGTAACACATTTGAGTaagttttcttcaacttcttcgaTGTGAATGTAGGAGTGTTCCTGGATGAGGAGTTCTGTGTGTTCAATATTCAATACTAAAGTATGATTTGCAACACAAATAGGAAAAGGGGTAAAAGAGTAAAACTTATAGACATTTTTAGTATTAACTGGAATAGTAATTAGTAAGCCTTCTATTGTTAAAGCAGCTCTAAAAAAAGGATAAAGTGTGTTAGTTCAATTGGAAATATGAGGTAAATGTTATATTTACGTTTCGCGTAACAGATTTGCAGAGATTGTTCTTGAGATGCAGTTACAAAACTATTGACAAAGTACTAGTTCGTCTCCAGCTCTCTTGACGTCtattttatagtaaaaaattaaattcttggtCTGGAAACAATTTTGAGTTTCTTTCTATAATCATCTAAATCTGTCTTAacatttcttctttgttcttcagTTCTGATAGGAGttgtatatttcttatatttgttttgatGTCTATCATTGCCATATTAATCCCTTTAACTTGTTCTCATGTCGAAGAAATTTTCCCTCTAAGAGATAGCAGTTGAATTTGGTTAGAAATTCCAAATATTACTGACAAACTTGCTGAAATAACAACAGCTATAGGTAATTCTCTCTTAGCTCGTGTTTATTCTGGCACGTACAATTCTTCTATTTCTTGAACTGTATCTTTGATTACTTTCCGTAACAAGGATTCTGTATCTTAATTgtgaaattttgttgtttgttctaGGGTCTGTATCGTTTTCAGTCCCTAAACAGACTTCCTGATTGATTATTAAGATCCTTTATGCCTTCCTATTCAATTTTTATTCCAGTATATTTGCCTATCAACTTCACCTGTCCTTTATACATGATTAAACTTCTTGTATTGACTGTGTTAATCACGCCAATCAAAGCTTGCATTTGTATAACTTGCAAACTCGTGACGATTGTTTTCAACATTGTTTCctccatttttaataattttcctgaaatattcCCCTGcagtcaaagaaaaagtaaactgcTGCACGACTAATTGAAGTAAGAAACTGCAGGAACAACTGAATAAGTTTTTACAAATAAGTCAACCAATGAAtgtaaacttagcaataaagaaattaaatgtatGGAACAATAGGAAGAAATCTATCAGTCATATAAAGCTTTTTACTTGGAATCTGACTTTCCTGCTCCTTAAATTATATCTGGTTCTCTCTTCCGAGACTTCTCCTAGTTCTTCAGTTACCTCTGATTTTTAACCATTCTTGTGTAACTGTTTATGTGTTACCTTGAAATTACTCATTCTTattattccgactcattcagaataagtagagcatttcaaatcgtaagtgttatcgtatagcctaaacgatttgaaacgtactaacctaatcgtagcctaagtcttatacaaCGACACCCAAGTTACTTCACTCATATGCTATTCCAAATTGCACTTATAACActgcattgcgttgtgtatattaatctatgacataaaacaatataaacttaCAGTTGGCGCATTCAATGTTCctagcacaatctctacttcgtaaccctcatccaaagcacacctcaagaaattctccttacatttagatatacatatctcctaaaggaattaccctaaatgaactttaagatgacagggaatacttaagtggatttgaaggcgccgacaactatggctgcattccctttcCTTGAGTCCCTACTAGTTTGAACTACACTGCACCAAGGCTGTGACAAGACTGCCTTCGTGTTTGTCTTCGGCCAACACCAAACACTTGACTAACCACCGGACAAACAACCATTGCcagtagttaagcactattacacgtatacttacaattaaatacgaAACAGCCCAAACaacgcttttcattactaaatacaaacactaCAAAacatatccttcttctacataatacgcatttccacttcatataaatttataaagaatacataaaactgtaccacaacttgcggaaaagtacaatctctcttgccaAAGTTTCGACATACTCCCCCACAAGAAAAACTTATGCCTGCATTATTTACAATAGTTCTGTTCTTATCAATGtctttctggcttctgcagctatttgagcaaTCCTTCTGCTCAGGCGGGTGCTTGACTGTACGTCTTCTGTTGCAGGATTaatttcccttatctcctgccacagcaCTAAGGGGTATAATCTAATTACAGGTCTCATGAGCTGGCTATGGGCcattcttagagtagccactcttgggatCATGTCTTGCCCCATGTGCAACTCAATCACTTGGtccaacttccacttgctccttggcccctcgTCATGAATGAGGACTACTTCCCCTATTCTGGGCCAAGAGCTATGCACCATTCCTGCTCAGTGGGTCTCTCTCCCATTTTTCCCATAAGTCATCACACAACTTGGATACATACAAAACTCTTTTCTCAGTGAACTCTCTCCGTCCATAGGTAGGGTCACCAGGgatctcttcccaatttactatttctcttgggaaggacttaagctttcttccaaggatcaaatggttaggggttaaaatttccaatTGATTCAAATCCCCGGGCATGTAACTTAATGgtctgtcattgataattccttccagctcCACCAGCACACAAGTCAGTTCGTCAAAACTGAGTAAGTCTTGGCCTACAATCTTTTTTAGACATGACTTAAGAAGTCCTATCAGCCTTtcccatatagcaccaaaccaTGGTACTCTCTctggaatgaacttccagttacaTTTTATATCTAACAGATGCTCCTTTACCCTGGGAGTCTCGGACATGGCCTTAAGGTACTCTGATTCTGCTACAAACATAGTGGCATCATCACTCAACATAAGTGCTGGGAAACCCCTTCTGCTGTGGgattttctaaaactcatgaggaatGAGTCACAGGACTAGCtatcaactagctccacatgtatgcctctggttattgGGCACGTAAATAAGATAATATAAACCTTCTCAGGGCTCTGTCCTTTTCCCTTAACCCATAATGCACCAGTGTAGTCCATGCCTGTGGTATTAAAAGattgcttacattgcaccctgaactcaggtaatggaggaactatattgggccTTTACAGCCTCCCCTGCATTCTCCTGCAAGTAACACAATAGTATAATATAATCTTAGTTAAttgccttatctgtgggatccagaactcctgtctgacactTGCCACAGTTGCATTTACACTCATAAGACCTTATGAGTTGTTTGTTCTCTGACACTAATCCCATATGCTCTAGCAATAGTTTGCAATGAGTCATTATTACTCTTCCATTCTTTTGGATATAAATGTGCTGCGCAAATATCTTAtttgctttaaagaaaaaattaaccagttcattatcatcattgctagTAAACTGCAAGTTATCTACATATagtcctctttttattctttctatgTCACCTTCTACCACAGAATGGTGTTTCttaatcattgcattcagcagaAAAGGAGAACATGTAGCTCCAAATAAAACAACTCGAAACCTATACACTAACAATTTACTGTTAGGGTCTGTTGGATCTTCCAGCCATAAAAACCTAGTATAGTTTCTGTCTTCTTCACTGAGTTGCACCATTAAAAATGCTTTCTCTATGTCACTAATACAGgcaaacaattttgttttaaactgcagCAGAACTTTGAGCAGGTTAACTGTTATATGTGGTCCCGTCCACAAACAATCATTCAAGCTTAACCCACTTTTCCCTTGTCCAaccgaacagtcaaatactatcctaataggggttgttgtactgtcctttttaacaccacgatgtgccaagaaatgacagtcttcctctgttttaaaatattccactctctctatgaatctcctatcctcctgatccttcaggattttctggtagtgttatAGATACTGAGTGTCCTTCTGAAACTTGATACGCTGTTGTTTTAATCTAttcaaagccaacccaaagttggaagttaatctccttttattgcctttccaagacaatgccacaacatactgtttgtcaatttcagaataagttatatTACTCTCAAAGTTCCCCAATACTTTCTGTTCCTGTTCTGTTATCTCACTGCAGTCAATACCTAATTGATCTAAACTTCATAAAGTTTTCAAGATCTTCCCTCAGATCTTTTAAATGAGTAGCCCCTTCAGCCATAATTATGTTGCCGGTTTCCACTACCAGTTATAAAATGGAAACATAAGTCTCCTTGGTAGGAGAAGAACTACATGTTCTGGTTATCACGTAATCAAACATGGTCGGTAGCAATACTAAATTCTCAAATTTCCTAAACCCCGGATGTAAGATGTTGTACACATTGTCAACCCCTTTTAACAATTCTATAGACGATTGGTTCTCTACAGGTAggtcaaaatctttatcagccaagctgattTTTGTTCTGCACAATGACCTTAAGTTCTTCGTAACAtcgaatttctttgtatattctggtagctcgtctaccactatacaatccatatttattaatctaccccgATGCCCCATGAGGTACAGCTGTACCTCATCGGGGTAGAGGTACAGtgatgttcaccatttcatattccttaactggtgtagacgttaagtaacctctcaatgatatattttcaactcccttgcttttatagtggagtccctcaagagcagacttctttataaatgatctcttgGCACAGGTATCTAACAAACCTCTGTTTCACACAATGCGACCTCTTTTATCCTTTAGGGTTATTGTGGCTTTAGGTAAGATTGACTTCTTAGTCGTCTTGTTTCCCTGTACAGTATTCATCAAAGAGAGtgttccaacttgtaccccacctacCTTAGATTTATTTGGTTGGTTTCAATTGCATATAGTactatgatgtctaacagtgCAGCCATTGttacaaccttgcctgtcacagtTGGAACTGAAGCGTTTATTGAATGCACATATGAAACATAACCCAGAGTTCTGAGTTGTTCTGTCTTCCCTCCTCTGGTTACATGGGATTTAAAATGTGTCTACATATGATTACCTCCACAAAGTGCACATCCtttaacctggtttaccttggctttctttgtattttctttaggcCTTACCAATGTTTTTTTTGGTCTCACAGATTGCCCTTGTTCTACTGCGAAAGCAGATACCGTTGTTAATGTATTAGCTTTTACTggttcagtctgtggaaaagccctcaaattgtgtatttcctcttcaagatattttttaaaggtgtcaaatttaagccaatcttctccacaccttcgttttattatttcatttacactactaggtagtttggtgtagagcaagatggtGTACAATTCACTTAATTCCAGCTGTTCACTCTCCAATGATCTTATGCAGTATTTGAATTGCACTCTAAAACCTTGTGAGCGATTTTGCATCTACCTTGGGAGTctcagtttggaagagttttctaactaaacacaactgcttgtaaatatttatcacctaATTTAAAacagatatcagttccagagcTTCAAGGAAAAGTCAGAgatgaaagactgattctttattattctcgacaggtgtttataagacaaaaagtggacggaaaggtagcaggcgatCCGAGACTCCCTGCAGCGCCCATACAGGATTTGTGctttttagcaagcataaaaatacgtacaacatttgctacatgacatataaaaggtaaatatacatatcagcagaaaggccgtacaatgatgcataagatgaggtacacaaagaatctgaaataaagacaggtaaaatgcatgacgtgattaatgtacatctgaaaggagaaacacaaggaaagagaggcgcgagTTGACGCCATtgcaaatactcccccccaagacagtaattagaggagcaattattggatgaagcaCCTTAATCATGGAGACGCTGAGGCAGCCGGAAtgggcccctgcttctggagaactgtggctGCGGGGTGGGGCTGACACCTGGGGACAGCTGGATGCGTTTTCTGGGCTGTCCCAGGCCCCGCTTTGGTGAGGAAGTGGGTGCGCCTTCAGGCAGGTATtgcgggggaactctggggcgtCTGCCTACTTCTTCGCAAACTTTGCTGTTTAACAGGAATGCGGGTATCAATCTgttgatggtgatccagtcctccggcccgtggatgtcgaggaggaatgctttgctggcccgTCTGATGACTCAGtggggtcccctgtagggcctggttaagggcagaCTGCGAGCATCCACCCTGACGAAGGCATAGGCACAGGAGTGTAAggcaggtgggctgtaggtgacggttctgttggtgaaggtcttgtggcagggcgtGAACCTTTgcgcgagttccctcaaccttgggaggggGTTGTCGGCACCATCAGACGACGGTGGAAAGAACTCTCCAGGTAAGGCCAAtgtttccccgtagactttctcagccgGGGAAGCGTCGCCATTTGCTCTTggtgcagtgcggagacccagcaggatccagggcagctgttccttccacttctTGTTGGagcagcgtgccatgagagctgctttaagagagcggtgcACCCTCTCGACCGGGCCATTCGCTGCAGGGTTGTATGCCATTGTGCAGTGTAgggttgtacccatcaggcatgccaaggagacccagagctctgacaggaaggcaggtcccTTGCCTgtggtgatgctgtctggcactccgaagcagcttatccaactggagaggagggcctctgcgcatgatgtcGTTGATGcctcatccatgggggttgctttgGGCCAATGGGTCGAgtggtctatgatcgtcaggaggtatcctGCTCCCCCCGACTGTGGAAGGGGCCCAACgacatcgatgtggatgtggccgaaccgCCGACTAGGCTGAGGAAAATCACCGATCCCGGATTcagtgtgccgggatgttttgctcgtctggcacgggatgcagctccttgcccactggcggatgtccttgttgatgccatgccagacgatgctgaacacttgtttcctcctcgatgcaggcaccagggggcgtgggcggcctgtgctggtgtcgcagaggagagctgtgtccgagtttgctaagggcacgtcttcccacttgaGGGCcatcactgctgtcctgtagtctgCCATCTCCGGATCCACTGCTTGTTCCCTCAtgaggtcttcgtagtcgatgccgatgtgaagggaattgatctctattcttgacagagaatcattcactgggtttttcttgccagggacgcAGTTGATGGTGCAATCAAACTCGCAGATGGCGGTTAGGTGCTGCTGTTGCCTCGCAGACCAGGCGTCCCTATGTTTTGAAAATGCATGTACCAAttgtttgtggtctgttaggattgtgaattcagttccctcctgcaggtacttgaagtgcctcacgacctggtagatagccagcagctctctgtcgaaggcgctgtGGCGGGTCTTGGCCTGGCAAAAACTTGCTGCTGAAGATGGCCAAGGGCTAGGGCGTGCCGTTCACCAGTTGCTCTAGTACTGCACCACagacgttgctggcgtccattgTCAACCCGAGGGCAGCGgcagggttgtggtgagttaaggtggtggcactggagagggctctTTTTGTTCGGATGAATGCCTGCCTCTGAGGAGTTTCCCACATTAGTGTTGtcggtttccccttcaggattgatgtcagggggtacatgatgttGGCAACGTCTGGGATGAAGAGCCAGTAGTAATTTATCATCACAAGGAAGTCCTAAAGTGCCTTGATGGTTTGGGAttccgggaaattttctatagcttttactttggAGGCAGTGGgccgcactcctgctggggaactcttgtggcccaggaagtcttttttctctttcccgaagatgcatttgttgaacctgacaactaatctgCTGTTCTGCAGGGCATTGCACGACAGCGTGgatgtggcgaaggtgttcctttggagacctggaaaaaatgaggatgtcgttgacgtagcagatgcagaagggaaGATCTCCCAGGTTGGTATCCATCAGGCACTGGAAGGTGGCGCCTGtgttcctgagaccgaaggtggaataggaaaatgtgtagcttcCGAAGGGTGTGATGATGTTTGTCTTTGGGACGTCATCGGGATGCACAAAGACTTGGAAGTAAGACTTCAGTAaatccatcttggagaaaattttggctccgtggagggcacccgtcaggtcttgcatgttagggagggggtagtgatctggtgttGTTATCAAATTCAGGCACCGATAGTCCTCGCAGGGCCTCtatgaaccatcggatttctttaccatgtcaAGAGGGGACGCCCatgggcttgatgcctttttacaaatGCCTATGCATTTCATTTCTGCGAAGGcctgtttggcgtcttgtaacttctggggggacagacgttggaacttggcatgggttggtgggcccattgtggtgatgtggtggaagataccATGCTTTGCCAAAGCCACAGGTGACTGGCacagttctggtttgaacacgtCCAGGAATTCCTGTAGGAGAGATGTGTAGCTGCTGGGGGCTGCAGAGCATAGGAGGGCATCCcgggtccggtggagagctgatgggaatGCCACGTCCCTGTGTTGAGGAGGCGCTGTCTGGCGACGTCGACTAGGAGTCTGTGGTGTCCTAAGAAATCCGCgcccagcagagggaacttaacatcTGTTACgatgaaaggccagtggtatctgcaccTCAGGATTGAGATAGCCTGGGTCATTGTGCCATAAGTGccgatgggagttccgtttgctgctatgagggagggtagtgagtcaggtattttttctaaaccttccctggatggtggGAAAACCGACTGCATTACCCCCATATCAACCAGCAGGCAGCGTTTGGAGATCTTATCTGTGATGAAAAACTCTGCTGGGGAGGGGGAGTTGGGTTTCATGGCCacagctgttatttgtggccgcctttgtcgttttttgttaaagaaaacggAGGCCTGCGGGTTCTGGCATTGGTCCCAAACTTCCTATGGTAGAAACACCACCCTGGGTTTGGCCATGTCCAGTGCTCTCTGAATGGTGGTCTCTTCTTATACACGGCATTGATGTCTCCTTCGTCGTCGTCACCGTCTTCCTCcaacaggttgcaggctcccagggcggtGGCCGCGAGGGTGGTTGCGTGTGTCAAACCTCGGTGGCCTCATATAGGTACTGGGCGTCGtcaactaaggcatccatgtccaggttctctgTGTGCCTTATCTGGTGTAGAACTTTCTGTGGGAGGTGCCGAAGGAAGATAGCTTTTGTCAGGTCTATTGTTTTGTTCCTCCCATTCTCATCATGGCCTGGGAGAGTTATTAACCCCCACAGCTgctcccaggcttccctgggtgatgcatctccgaggggctgggataacaggtcgaatgcgcGCTGCACTCTCTCAGACATgggcatggagtaggaattcatcagtttgttttttaagtctatGTATGAGACTTTGTCTGGTTGCTCgtccagccagggggagattctattgaatacttcttctgggagcaCTGCCATGACTATCCCCGAttttgtagcatcgtctgagatgcgcaCCATGTGAAAATGCGCGTCTGCG includes the following:
- the LOC136840402 gene encoding uncharacterized protein, producing the protein MDEASTTSCAEALLSSWISCFGVPDSITTGKGPAFLSELWVSLACLMGTTLHCTMAYNPAANGPVERVHRSLKAALMARCSNKKWKEQLPWILLGLRTAPRANGDASPAEKVYGETLALPGEFFPPSSDGADNPLPRLRELAQRFTPCHKTFTNRTVTYSPPALHSCAYAFVRVDARSLPLTRPYRGPH